The Desulfovibrio sp. JC022 nucleotide sequence CAAGGATTCATGGAATGTCCTGAATTTGTCGCAGGATATTCTGGGACATAAGTATCCAGATAGGTTGAATATGGTTTCTTCGGGGTGGGCATCTTGGCCCGGACCTCCTGAAGGAAGTTTCAGGGTGGGACTGGAGACAGTTTCCTCCGTCGGTAAAGGGTTTTACACTTTGGAAACCCGTAGTGATGACTACACCCTTGAATGGAAGATTTACCGGGTTTCACACAAGAAAAAGCAGTTTTAATGAAATTTTTCCAACGCAGCCATACCCTGCCTGATTCACAGGGGGGATTTTCACTTATTGAAGTGCTTATCGGACTGGTTCTTTCCGGGCTGCTGATGAGTATGGTTGCTATGGTCTTGGGGCAGTCTGTAACCAACAACGAAGTTGTTCGTTCCAGTGCCGGACTCTCTTCTCGTATGTTCACCCTGCGGCGTATCCTGCATCGGGATTTGCAGAATATCCGCCCCGGCAGACCTATAGGGGTTGAGAGCAGGGGCTTCAGCCTTGAGACCAGCCATAATGTGTTGTTGGAGGGGGCTGGGCCGATTGTTGTGAATTGGGATTTCT carries:
- a CDS encoding type II secretion system protein, with the protein product MARKNGFSLIEIIVALTIAATLSISFLGVQRQSALMAQSSKDSWNVLNLSQDILGHKYPDRLNMVSSGWASWPGPPEGSFRVGLETVSSVGKGFYTLETRSDDYTLEWKIYRVSHKKKQF
- a CDS encoding type II secretion system protein J, which produces MKFFQRSHTLPDSQGGFSLIEVLIGLVLSGLLMSMVAMVLGQSVTNNEVVRSSAGLSSRMFTLRRILHRDLQNIRPGRPIGVESRGFSLETSHNVLLEGAGPIVVNWDFSSNIIRRFEKSPDLEFENSFFLMRGLESWEMEFLDADKNIWISRSQQTARAASGQSTVKAFRLKLKFDDGQGVTIVERFPYATE